The DNA window CCAGATGCTGCTGGGCATGGAACTCGCCCGGCACGACCCGCGCTATGTCGCGATCAACCTGGTGCAGCCCGAGGACGCCCCGGTCTCGCTGCGCGACTACAGCCTCCAGATGCGGATGCTGGACTACCTGCACGGGCAGTACCCCGCCGCCCACATCACCCTGCACGCGGGCGAACTGGTCCCCGGCCTGGTCAAGCCCGAGGACCTGCGCTTCCACATCCGCGAGGCCGTGCTCGTCGGCCACGCCGAGCGGATCGGCCACGGTGTCGACCTGCGCCACGAGGACGACCCGCAGGGGCTGCTGCGGCTGATGGCCAGGCGGCATGTGCTGGTCGAGGTCCCGCTGACCAGCAATGCGCAGATCCTCAATGTCTCCGGCCCCGAGCACCCCTTCCAGCTGTACCGGCAGTACGGCGTCCCGGTCGCCCTGGCCACCGATGACCCCGGCGTGGAGCGGATCGACATCAGCCACGAGTACCAGCGGGCGGCGCTGACCTACCGGTTGGACTACCACGCGCTGAAGGACCTGGCCCGGGCCTCCCTGGAGTACGCCTTCCTGCCCGGCCGCAGCCTGTGGCGCGACCGGGACGGCTACCGGGTGGTGCCGGAGTGCTCGGCGGACCGCCCCGGCCACGCCCGCCCGGGCTCCCGCTGCGCCGCCTTCCTGGCGTCCAGCGCCAAGGCCGCAGTGGAGTGGAGGCAGGAGGCCGCCTTCGGGGCGTTCGAGCAGCGGGCCGTCAGGCAGGCGTTCTGACGGACCGGCGGCCGGAACCGAGGTGACGGTCCGGGGCCACCCGGTGCAGACTGAGCGGCACATTCCGTACTGAGCACGGCAGAAGGCGGGCCCCGGACGTGGATCACCCCCGTCCGGGGCCCGCTCCGCCAGGGAAGGGGCCACCCCTGATGAGCCGACCGTCCGGACCCGTCCCCGGACAGCGCCCGGAGCCCTCCGGAGCCATGCCGCCGCCGCCCACCGCCGCCCCGCCGGGCCCGCTCCGGCAGCTCATCCAGGCTCAGGCCGGAAACGCACAGGGGGACGCCACCGCCTATCTGCGCGGAGCCGCGCACCTCGACCCGGCCTTCCGGGACGCGGTGATCGAGGAACTGGTCGAGAATCCGCACCGCATCCCGCCCCCGTCCTTCGGGGTGGACCTGGTCGCGATCCTCAAGGAGTGCTTTGCGGCGCGGCGGTGGGCCGTGCAGCGGGGCCTGCTGATGCTCGGCCTGCCCCTGCTGCTCCTGCCGGTCGACGTGTGGGGCGCCCTGGCCCTGCCGCTAACGGTGCTGTCGGTCCGCTGGTCGCTCTTCCTGGCCCGGGTGCTGGTCCGGCTTCTGGAGCGGGCGGCGGCCCGGATCGGCGTCTCCGGGTCGGCCCGGGCCGTCCGCCTGCTCGGCGCACTGGTCTGGCTCTGGACCATGCTGGCCGTGGCCTGGACGGTCGGCGGTACGGCGCTGGCGCTGGTCGCGGCCGGGTTCTCCGGCGACTCCTCGCACTCCTCGCAGCGGTGTGCGTATGACTACGGCGCGGAGCGGTACTCCTGCACCGGGGCGGACGGCCCCGGGCACGCCACCCTCTGGGTCGCGCTGCTGGTGTTCGCGGCCTGGACCGCAGTGGCGGCGGTCGACCGGTACCGGAGGCTGGTCACCCTGCATCGACTCGGCACCGGGCGGGCCCCGATGCCGGCGGACGAGGGCGCCCGCGCCGCCCGCTACCGCAGGCTCCGGCAGCAGCAGGCCGACCCGGACGTGGTCTACAGCGACTATGCGCCGTTCGTCGGGGCGGGCGTCGAAGTGGACCACTGGTCCTTCGCCATCGAGCTGGTGCCGGACGCCCCGGCGGCGACCGACCTCCTGGCCAAGCAGCCGACCCCGCCCGCTGCCCCCGCCGTGCTCACCGCCCCGGCGGTGCACGCCCGCCTCCGTACCGACCTGCTCCGCCTGGGCGAGACCGGTACTCCGCCGCACCCCGGCGACCGGCTGCACGGCATCAGGGTGATCGACTACGTCTTCAAGCGCGGGCTGCGGCTCGGCCCCGCCGGGGACTGGAGCGGTACCGGCCCGGACTCGGCCTTCGCCCGGGTGGCCCCGCACGCCATGCGGGACGCGGCCTGGCAGCTCCAGCCCGGCCGGCCCGGCGATTCCGGCGATTCCGGCGGGCAGCCGCCGGTGCCGCCGCAGACCTGGTGGGTGGACAGCCTGGACCTGGCCGCCGAGGAGCGGCTGCGGCACTACCTGGCGGTGCGGGTGGACAGTTGGGGCGGTGAGCTGGTGCTGACCGTCTTCACCCGGGTGCAGTTGCAGGGCGGCCTGCTCTTCCTGGAGAACCGCGCCTTTCTGCTGCCGCCGATCGCCCGCGCCCACCACGCGATCGACACCGCGATGCCGCCGGCCGACGCGGGGGACTGGATCGGGTTGGTGTGGCGGTCCCTGGGTTCGGCCCTGGTGCTGCCGGGCCGGGCGGTGCCGGACCTCTTCCGCACGGTGCGCACCGCCGTCCGGACCGCCCGCCGAGAGGCTTGGTACGAGCGGATGTGCCGGGCCGACCGGCCGGTGGACCACGGCCCCGCGTACTCGGTGCGGGAGCTGGGCGCGGAGCCCGAGTTCCAGCAGCTCTTCCAGGAGATGGACGTGCTCCGGTTCCTGAAGAGCATCGAGACCCGCACCCTGACGTCGGTGCGCAACTGCCTGCGCGAGCACGGCTACCGCACCGATGAGTACGACGCCCGGCAGAGCGTGGTGATCAACAACGGGGTGCAGGTCGGCGGCAATGTCACCGGGAACGTCCAGAGTGGTGCCCACGCCCGCGCGACCTACCAGCAGGTGCAGGCGCCCCAGCCGCGCATCGGGACCTCGAAGGGGTGACGGGCGATCCCCAAAGGTCCAGGAGAGTCGAGGAGTTGACGGTATGACGACAACACCGGACGAGCACGCCGGGGGCGCGGGCGGCGCCATCCACATCGCCGGCTCGGTCACCGGCAATGTGCAGACCGGCAGCCATGCCCGCGCCGAGTACACCCGGTACGGCGGCGGGGGCGCCGGGGCGGCGGAGACGGCGGCGGTGCGGCAACTGCTGGCGGCCGTGGAGGCGTTGCGCGAGCAGCTGCGGGCCGCCGACCCCGCAGCGCTGCCCGGCGGGGCCGCCCAGGCAGCCGAGGCGGCGCTGGAGGAGGTGGCCGAGGCGGCGCCCGGTACCGGCGAACCGGAGCGGGGCCGTATCCAGCGGGCGGTCTTCACCCTGACCGGGGCGCTGGCCTCGGCGGCCGGGCTGGCCGAGGCGGTGCGGGCGCTGCGCGATGCGGCGGCGCCCTGGTTCTGACCCCGGGGGCAGAGCGGGCGGCCCAAGCTGTGCCGCATGGATCCGGAGCTGCGGCAGCTGAAGACGGTCCGGGCGACCGCCGAGGCGGGGAGCCTCACCAGGGCGGCGACGGCGCTGGGGCCGACGCAGCCGGCGCTCAGCGGGCAGCCGAAGCGGATCGAGCGGACGCCGGGCGGCGCGCTCTCTGTGCGGGTGCGGCACGGGGTGCGGGCGACCAGGTCACCCATGGCTCGGCGGCCTGCCGGTGCCTCCAGGGGCACCAGGCCCAGACGGGTCGGGAGCCGCCGAACGTACCGGCGCTCTGGCAGCGACTCTGACCGGTCAGGCACACTGCGGACGGCGGCCGGAGCGCGCCCCTCACGGGCTCCGGCCGCTCAGCAGGCCGGTTCCAGCGGGTCCGCCTGGAGCGCCCGCAGCAGTTGCGGCCGGTGCAGCTCGGCCACCGGGGCGAGCAGGTCCGGGTGGCGCAGCAGTGCGGCGGCCCGGTGGTCGTGGTCGCCAGGGGCGGTCAGCCGGCGGAAGTCGGCGGCGGTGCCGCCGTCCCCGGAGACGGCGAGGGCCGCCACGGCGGTCGCGGCCAGCGCGGGGTCGGCCAGCAGGCAGGCGGCCCAGCTGGCGACGACCTCGTCCACCCAGGTCCGCCAGGCGTCAGCGGGATCCCCGTACTCGCCGTACTCCCCGTATTCGCCGTACTCGGCGGTGTCGGCGCCGCTGAGCCGGTCCAGCCGGTCGGAGCCGCCGGGCCCGACCATCACCAGCAGCTCCGCGTCGAGCGCGCCCGGGTAGCGCAGCCGGGCCGCCACGGTGGCCGCCTGCCGGGCCTGTGCCTCGGCCAGGGCGCGGCCCAGCGGGCCGCCGGGCGGCGGTGGATAGGCCCGGATCAGCCACTGCGCCGTGGCGGCGATGACGGGGGTCAGGTCGACGGACACCGGTGCCGGCCTCCTTCGCTGCGGTGTGCGGTCGGGACGCTGCGACCGTACCGGGCGAAAGGGGTGGAACGGGTCGGATCATGACGAAAGTCACGGCCGCCGCCGGGCCTCCCGCCCCCGCGGCGGGCTGATCAGGGCGCCAGCCGCAGCGCCAGCAGGGCCACGTCGTCGTGGAAGACGCCGCCCCGGTGGCCCAGCAGGGCGTCGCAGAGGTCCGGCAGCGGCCGCCCGGTCATCGCCTCCGCGACCCGGGCGAGGTCGCCCATGCCCCGGTCCAGGGAGTGCCGGGGATGCTCGATCAGCCCGTCCGTGAAGAGCAGCAGGGTGCTGCCCGAGGTCACCGTCTCGTGGTGGTCGGGGCGGGGCAGGTCGGGGTCGACGCCCAGCGGGATGCCCGACTCCCCGCCGTACAGGTAGCGCGCCCGCCCGTCCGGCGTGATCAGCAGCGGCGGCAGATGCCCGGCGCTGGCCCACCAGAGCCGCCAGTGGTCGGGTCCCTGCTCGTCCAGCCGGGCGACCAGCACGGTCGCCATCGGGCCGCCGTGCAGGCGGTGCAGCACCTCGTCCAGCCGGTGCAGGATCCGGCTCGGCGGCTCCTGCTCGTCGAAGGCGATCACCCGCAGCATGTTGCTGATCTGGCTCATCACGGTGGCGGCGTGCAGGTCGTGGCCCATGACATCGCCGATCATCAGGCAGGGCGCACCGTCGGGCAGCCGGATCAGGTCGTACCAGTCGCCGCCCACCCGGGGGATCTCGGACGAGGGCTGGTAGCGGGCCTCCAGGTGGAGCGCGCCGAGGTCCGGGAGGTCCGGCAGCAGCCGGCGCTGGAACTCCTCGGTGGCCTCCCGCAGCCGCCGGTACAGGCGGGCGTTCTCGATGGCCACCCCGGCCGCGCCGGCCAGCGCGCTCACCACCGACTCGTCGGCCTCGGTGAAGGGGCTGCCGTCGTTCTTGTCCGCGAGGTAGAGGTTTCCGTACACGACGCCACGGACCAGGATCGGGACGCCCAGCAGGGTCTCCAGCACCGGATGCCCGGCCGGGAGCCCGGCGGCATGGGGATGGCTCGCCAGGCTGTCCACCCGCAGCGGTCGCGGATTGCGCACCAGCTCGCCGAGGATGCCCTCCCCGTGCGGCGTCAGCCCCAGCGCGGCGAAGCCCTCGGCGCCCTCGCCGGACGGGATCAGCTCGGCGAAGTCGCCCTCCTCGTTGAGCACCCCCAGGGCGCCGTGGCGGGCGTCCACCAGGGCGCGGGCGGCGTCCGCGATGGTGTGCAGCACCGAGGAGAGCTCCAGTTCGCCGCTGATCGACAGCACCGCGTCGAGCAGTCGGTGCATCCGCTGGTGGAGGTCGGCGGCCTGCCGCAGTCCGGTCCGGATCCGGTCCAGGTCGTCGTCGTCCAGCCCGCCGGCCCGATGGGCACCCAGGCCCGGCCGGGCGTCGTCCGGCCCGGTTCCGGGTGCTTCGGCTGACGTACCCATGGTTCTCCGTCCCGCCGGTCGGCAGCGGTCACGTGCGTCAGGGCCGCGCCGAGGCCGGATCCTGTGAGTACGAGTGCCCCGGGCGGCCCGGCTCATTCGCCACCCCCGCAGCCCGGCGGCGGGGCGGCTGCCCGGACAGGGGGAGGACACTGGCCCCGGGGGTATCCGCCGTCCGGGGAAGGCCGACTGTGGGGAACCCACAGTTCAGCGCCGGTCGCACTGTGGGAGGCGGATGCGCCCGCCGCCGCCCCGGCCCGATAGCGTCACAATGCGTGCCCAGACCGCGCCGGCCGGACCGGCCCCGCAGGACCCCGAACGACCAGGAAAGAGGTGGACCGTGAGCCGCTCGGTTCTCGTCACCGGAGGCAACCGGGGCATCGGCCTCGCGATTGCCCAGGCATTTGCCGAGGCCGGCGACAAGGTCGCCATCACCAGCCGCTCCGGCGAGGTCCCGGAGGCCCTGGCGAAGTACGACGTGCTCGCGGTCCGGTGCGACATCACCGACGCGCAGCAGGTCGAGGACGCCTTCAAGGAGATCGACGAGGCGCACGGCCGGGTCGAGGTGCTGGTGGCGAACGCCGGCATCACCAAGGACACCCTGCTGCTGCGCATGTCCGAGGAGGACTTCAGCTCCGTCCTGGACACCAACCTCACCGGCACCTTCCGCGTCGTCAAGCACGCCGCCAAGGGCATGCTGCGGCTGCGCAAGGGCCGCGTCGTCCTGATCTCCTCCGTCGTCGGCCTGTCGGGCTCGGCGGGCCAGGCCAACTACGCCGCCTCCAAGGCCGGACTGGTGGGCTTCGCCCGCTCCCTGGCCCGCGAACTGGGCTCGCGCAACATCACCGTCAACGTCGTCGCCCCGGGCTTCGTCGAGACCGACATGACCGCGGTGCTCGGCGACGAGCGCCGCGCGGAGATCCTCGCGGGCGTGCCGCTCGGCCGCTACGCCGCGCCCGCCGAGATCGCCTCCGCGGTGCGCTTCCTCTCCTCGGACGACGCCGCGTACATCACCGGAGCCGTCGTTCCCGTCGACGGCGGATTGGGCATGGGTCACTGATCACCATGAGTGGACTTCTCACCGGCAAGCGAATCCTGGTCACCGGCGTCCTGCTGGAGTCCTCGATCGCCTTCCACACCGCCAAGCTGGCGCAGGAGCAGGGTGCCGAGATCATCCTCACCGGCTTCGGCCGCCTCAGCCTGGTCGAGCGGATCGCCAACCGGCTGCCCAAGCCGGCCCCGGTGATCGAGCTCGATGTGCAGAACACCGAGCAGCTGGACAGCCTCGCGGACCGGGTCCGCGAGCACCTGCCGTCGCTGGACGGCGTGGTGCACTCCATCGGCTTCGCGCCGCAGGACGCCCTCGGCGGCAACTTCCTCAACACCCCGTGGGAGTCGGTCGGCACCGCCGTCCAGGTGTCGGCGTACTCGCTGAAGTCGCTCACCATGGCCTGCCTGCCGCTGCTGCGCGACGCCGACGGCGAGCCCGGCGGCTCGGTGGTCGGCATGGACTTCGACGCCTCCGTCGCCTGGCCGCAGTACGACTGGATGGGTGTCGCCAAGGCCGCCCTGGAGTCGACCTCCCGCTATCTGGCCCGCGACCTGGGCAAGCAGAACATCCGGGTGAACCTGGTCTCGGCCGGCCCCATCAAGTCGATGGCCGCCAAGTCCATCCCGGGCTTCGCGGACCTGGCCGGTGTCTGGGAGACCCGGGCCCCGCTCAGCTGGGACCTCACCGACCCGGAGCCCGCCGCCCGGGGCGTTGTGGCGCTGCTCTCCGACTGGTTCCCCAAGACCACCGGCGAGATCGTCCACGTGGACGGCGGTCTGCACGCCGTCGGCGCCTGACCGACCGACCCGCGCCTGACCCGCTTCTGACCACGGCCCGGCGGCCGGACCCCACGGGGTTCGGCCGCCGGGCCGCGCCGCGTGGCCCCCGGCCCACCCGTACGGCGGTATGCCGAGGGGCGGCACCGGGGTACCCGTGCACAGGATGGTCAGGCACCGGGCCACCGAGCCGGCTGTTCCACCGGCGGGAAGCGGGCACTGATGGCTGAGCGAACGCGCGGGTCGGGACTGACCGGCGAGCTGGCGGCCGAGTTCGCCGGCACCATGGTGCTGCTCCTGCTCGGTGCCGGGGTGGTGGCCCAGGTGGTCGCGGGCGGCGGGCTGACCGACCCCAAGGGCGGGCTGGGCAACCACGACAGCATCTCCTGGGCCTGGGGCCTGGCCGTCACCCTGGGTGTCTATGTCGCGGCGCGGCTGAGCGGCGGCCACCTCAACCCGGCGGTCACCGTGTCGCTGGCCGCCTTCCGGGGCTTCCCCTGGCGCAAGGTCGTCCCGTACAGCCTGGCCCAGACCGCCGGCGCCTTTGTGGCGGCGCTGATCGTGCGCTGGAACTACACCGAGGTGCTGGCCAGGTACGACCCCGGGCACACCTTCAAGACCCAGTTCGTCTTCTCCACCCTGCCCGGCAACGGCAACCCGGCGGCGGGCGTGCACGAGTGGGGGGCCTTCCGGGACCAGGTGATCGGCACCGCGATCCTGCTGCTGCTGATCCTCGCGGTGACCGACATGCTGAACACCCCGCCCGGCGCCAATCTGGGCCCCTTCATCATCGGCCTGATCGTGGTGGCGCTCGGCATGGCCTTCGGCACCAACGCCGGGTACGCCATCAACCCGGCGCGTGACTTCGGCCCCAGACTGGCCAGCTACCTCACCGGCTATGGCACCGCCTGGCGCGACCAGTGGGGGAACCTCTACTTCTGGGTGCCCATCGTCGGGCCGCTGGTCGGCGGGCTGGTCGGCGCCGCCTTCTACCAGTACGTCGTCGGCCGCTGGATGGCGGCGGCCGAACCCGAGCCGGCCGGCAGCGTCCCCCCGTCCGAGCAGCCGGGCTGACCGGGACGGCCCCGAGATCCAGGGGCCGGACACCCAGGGGCCGGGCAGCGAGGGGAGCGAGGGGAGCAGCCGAGGAGAGGGAGCAGCCATGGCGGACTTCGTCGGCGCGGTGGACCAGGGGACCACCAGCAGCCGCTTCATGATCTTCGACCACGACGGCAACGAGGTGGCCAAGCACCAGCTGGAGCACACCCAGATCCTGCCGCGCCCCGGCTGGGTCGAACACGACCCGGTGGAGATCTGGGAACGCACCAATGTCGCCATCCAGAACGCGGTCCGCTCCGCCGGGATCTCCCCCGCCGACCTCGACGCCATCGGCATCACCAACCAGCGCGAGACCACCGTGGTCTGGGACCCGCGCACCGGCCAGCCCTACTGCAACGCCATCGTCTGGCAGGACACCCGCACCGACCGGATCGCCGCCACCCTGGAACGCGACGGCCATGGCGACCTGATCCGCCGCCGGGCTGGTCTGCCGCCCGCCACCTACTTCTCCGGCGGCAAGCTCACATGGATCCTGGAGAACGTCGACGGGGTCCGCGCCGCAGCCGAGCAGGGCCACGCCGTCTTCGGCACCACCGACAGCTGGGTGCTCTGGAACCTCACCGGCGGCCCCAACGGCGGCATCCACGCCACCGATGTCACCAACGCCAGCCGCACCATGCTGATGGACCTGGAGACGCTCGACTGGGACGACGAACTGCTGGACCTCTTCGGCATCCCGCGCGCCATGCTGCCGGTGATCAACCCCTCCTCCCACCCCGAGGCATACGGCCGCACCCGCACCACCCGGCCGCTGCGCCGGGCGGTGCCCATCACCGGCGTGCTCGGCGACCAGCAGGCCGCCACCGTCGGCCAGGTCTGCTTCGCCGTCGGCGAGGCCAAGAACACCTATGGCACCGGCAACTTCCTGCTGCTCAACACCGGCACCGAACCGGTCCGCTCGCGGCACGGCCTGATCACCACCGTCGCCTACCGCTTCGGTGACGCCCCCGCCGTGTACGCCCTGGAGGGGTCCATCGCCGTGACCGGCTCGGCCGTGCAGTGGCTCCGCGACCAGCTGCACGCCATCACCGACGCCGCCGAGAGCGAACGGCTCGCCGCCACCGTGCCGGACAGCGGCGGCGCCTACTTCGTCCCCGCCTTCTCCGGCCTCTTCGCCCCGTACTGGCGGTCCGACGCCCGGGGCGCCATCGTCGGCCTCGCCCGCTACCACACCAACGGCCATCTGGCCCGGGCCACCCTGGAGGCGATCTGCTACCAGAGCCGCGACGTCGTCGAGGCGATGGAACAGGACTCCGGCGTCCACCTGGACGTCCTCCGGGTCGACGGCGGCGTCACCGCCAACGACCTCTGCATGCAGACCC is part of the Peterkaempfera bronchialis genome and encodes:
- a CDS encoding DUF5955 family protein, whose product is MTTTPDEHAGGAGGAIHIAGSVTGNVQTGSHARAEYTRYGGGGAGAAETAAVRQLLAAVEALREQLRAADPAALPGGAAQAAEAALEEVAEAAPGTGEPERGRIQRAVFTLTGALASAAGLAEAVRALRDAAAPWF
- a CDS encoding PP2C family protein-serine/threonine phosphatase translates to MGTSAEAPGTGPDDARPGLGAHRAGGLDDDDLDRIRTGLRQAADLHQRMHRLLDAVLSISGELELSSVLHTIADAARALVDARHGALGVLNEEGDFAELIPSGEGAEGFAALGLTPHGEGILGELVRNPRPLRVDSLASHPHAAGLPAGHPVLETLLGVPILVRGVVYGNLYLADKNDGSPFTEADESVVSALAGAAGVAIENARLYRRLREATEEFQRRLLPDLPDLGALHLEARYQPSSEIPRVGGDWYDLIRLPDGAPCLMIGDVMGHDLHAATVMSQISNMLRVIAFDEQEPPSRILHRLDEVLHRLHGGPMATVLVARLDEQGPDHWRLWWASAGHLPPLLITPDGRARYLYGGESGIPLGVDPDLPRPDHHETVTSGSTLLLFTDGLIEHPRHSLDRGMGDLARVAEAMTGRPLPDLCDALLGHRGGVFHDDVALLALRLAP
- the fabG gene encoding 3-oxoacyl-[acyl-carrier-protein] reductase, producing the protein MSRSVLVTGGNRGIGLAIAQAFAEAGDKVAITSRSGEVPEALAKYDVLAVRCDITDAQQVEDAFKEIDEAHGRVEVLVANAGITKDTLLLRMSEEDFSSVLDTNLTGTFRVVKHAAKGMLRLRKGRVVLISSVVGLSGSAGQANYAASKAGLVGFARSLARELGSRNITVNVVAPGFVETDMTAVLGDERRAEILAGVPLGRYAAPAEIASAVRFLSSDDAAYITGAVVPVDGGLGMGH
- the fabI gene encoding enoyl-ACP reductase FabI — its product is MSGLLTGKRILVTGVLLESSIAFHTAKLAQEQGAEIILTGFGRLSLVERIANRLPKPAPVIELDVQNTEQLDSLADRVREHLPSLDGVVHSIGFAPQDALGGNFLNTPWESVGTAVQVSAYSLKSLTMACLPLLRDADGEPGGSVVGMDFDASVAWPQYDWMGVAKAALESTSRYLARDLGKQNIRVNLVSAGPIKSMAAKSIPGFADLAGVWETRAPLSWDLTDPEPAARGVVALLSDWFPKTTGEIVHVDGGLHAVGA
- a CDS encoding MIP/aquaporin family protein, translating into MAERTRGSGLTGELAAEFAGTMVLLLLGAGVVAQVVAGGGLTDPKGGLGNHDSISWAWGLAVTLGVYVAARLSGGHLNPAVTVSLAAFRGFPWRKVVPYSLAQTAGAFVAALIVRWNYTEVLARYDPGHTFKTQFVFSTLPGNGNPAAGVHEWGAFRDQVIGTAILLLLILAVTDMLNTPPGANLGPFIIGLIVVALGMAFGTNAGYAINPARDFGPRLASYLTGYGTAWRDQWGNLYFWVPIVGPLVGGLVGAAFYQYVVGRWMAAAEPEPAGSVPPSEQPG
- the glpK gene encoding glycerol kinase GlpK, which codes for MADFVGAVDQGTTSSRFMIFDHDGNEVAKHQLEHTQILPRPGWVEHDPVEIWERTNVAIQNAVRSAGISPADLDAIGITNQRETTVVWDPRTGQPYCNAIVWQDTRTDRIAATLERDGHGDLIRRRAGLPPATYFSGGKLTWILENVDGVRAAAEQGHAVFGTTDSWVLWNLTGGPNGGIHATDVTNASRTMLMDLETLDWDDELLDLFGIPRAMLPVINPSSHPEAYGRTRTTRPLRRAVPITGVLGDQQAATVGQVCFAVGEAKNTYGTGNFLLLNTGTEPVRSRHGLITTVAYRFGDAPAVYALEGSIAVTGSAVQWLRDQLHAITDAAESERLAATVPDSGGAYFVPAFSGLFAPYWRSDARGAIVGLARYHTNGHLARATLEAICYQSRDVVEAMEQDSGVHLDVLRVDGGVTANDLCMQTQADILGVPVSRPVVAETTALGAAYAAGLATGFWRDTDELREHWHESKRWEPRWSEQRRAEGYAGWKKAVQRTLDWVEVE